One Symphalangus syndactylus isolate Jambi chromosome 9, NHGRI_mSymSyn1-v2.1_pri, whole genome shotgun sequence DNA segment encodes these proteins:
- the SSC4D gene encoding scavenger receptor cysteine-rich domain-containing group B protein: MRKEAEMLIGPQPDEKGWGWRLGDGSAAPPFLPQALSFLLLLPLASALQPTPLPFPELRLVGGPSRCRGRLEVMHGGSWGSVCDDDWDVVDANVVCRQLGCGLALPVPRPLAFGQGRGPILLDNVECRGQEAALSECGSRGWGVHNCFHYEDVAVLCDEFLPTQPPTRKMLISRAPPTTLPNGKSEGSVRLVGGANLCQGRVEILHNGLWGTVCDDDWGLPDAAVVCRQLGCGTAMAATTNAFFGYGTGHILLDNVHCEGGEPRLAACQSLGWGVHNCGHHEDAGALCAGLGPPTLTALPSSATREDWAWHTDPSATGVGPQPSRETALLTTAAWAAGKKSGWLRLVGGPGPCRGRVEVLHAGAWGTVCDDDWDFADARVACREAGCGPALGATGLGHFGYGRGPVLLDNVGCAGTEARLSDCFHLGWGQHNCGHHEDAGALCAGPEELGLQVQQDGSETTRVPTPRPRDGHLRLVNGGHRCEGRVELYLGQRWGTVCDDAWDLRAAGVLCRQLGCGQALAAPGEAHFGPGRGPILLDNVKCRGEESALLLCSHIRWDAHNCDHSEDASVLCQPS, from the exons CCAGCGCCCTACAgcccactccactgccctttccAG AGCTGAGGCTGGTGGGGGGCCCCAGCCGCTGCCGGGGCCGCCTGGAAGTCATGCACGGTGGCTCCTGGGGCAGCGTCTGTGATGACGACTGGGACGTGGTGGACGCCAACGTAGTATGTCGCCAGCTGGGCTGTGGACTGGCGCTGCCCGTGCCACGGCCCCTCGCCTTTGGCCAAGGCCGAGGCCCCATCCTGCTGGACAACGTGGAGTGCCGCGGGCAGGAAGCTGCGCTGAGCGAGTGCGGCAGCCGGGGCTGGGGCGTCCACAATTGCTTTCACTACGAGGATGTGGCTGTCCTGTGTGATG AATTCTTGCCAACGCAGCCCCCAACAAGGAAGATGTTAATCAGTAGAGCACCTCCTACGACACTGCCAAATGGAAAAA GTGAGGGCAGCGTGCGCCTGGTAGGGGGCGCGAACCTGTGTCAGGGCCGAGTGGAGATCCTGCACAATGGCCTGTGGGGCACTGTGTGTGACGATGACTGGGGGCTGCCGGATGCCGCTGTGGTCTGTCGTCAGCTGGGCTGCGGGACGGCCATGGCCGCCACCACCAACGCCTTCTTCGGCTATGGCACGGGACACATCCTGCTGGACAACGTGCACTGCGAAGGCGGCGAGCCCCGCCTGGCAGCCTGCCAGAGCCTGGGCTGGGGTGTGCACAACTGCGGCCACCACGAGGACGCGGGCGCGCTCTGCGCAG GCCTGGGTCCCCCAACGCTCACAGCACTGCCATCCTCAGCCACAAGAGAGGACTGGGCTTGGCACACAGATCCGTCCG CTACAGGAGTTGGCCCCCAGCCTTCCCGGGAGACGGCACTGCTCACCACTGCCGCCTGGGCCGCAGGAAAGAAAA GTGGGTGGCTGCGGCTGGTGGGCGGCCCGGGTCCGTGCCGCGGCCGCGTGGAGGTGCTGCACGCCGGGGCCTGGGGCACCGTGTGCGACGATGACTGGGACTTTGCGGACGCGCGCGTGGCCTGCCGCGAGGCGGGCTGCGGGCCTGCGCTGGGCGCCACGGGCCTGGGCCACTTCGGCTACGGCCGCGGCCCCGTGCTGCTGGACAACGTGGGCTGCGCCGGCACCGAGGCCCGCCTGAGCGACTGCTTCCACCTGGGCTGGGGCCAGCACAACTGCGGCCACCACGAAGACGCAGGAGCGCTCTGCGCAG gcccagaggagctgggattacaagtccaGCAGGATGGTTCTGAGACCACGCGGGTGCCCACTCCTCGGCCCAGGGACG GGCATCTACGTCTGGTCAACGGAGGCCACCGATGCGAGGGGCGTGTAGAGCTCTACCTAGGGCAACGGTGGGGCACTGTCTGTGATGATGCTTGGGACCTGCGGGCAGCCGGTGTCCTGTGCCGCCAGCTGGGCTGTGGCCAGGCCCTTGCAGCCCCTGGCGAGGCTCACTTTGGCCCAGGCCGAGGCCCCATTCTCCTGGACAATGTCAAGTGCCGTGGGGAAGAAAGTGCCCTGCTGCTCTGCTCTCACATCCGCTGGGATGCCCACAACTGTGACCACAGCGAGGATGCCAGTGTCCTGTGCCAGCCTTCATGA